One Oncorhynchus mykiss isolate Arlee chromosome 9, USDA_OmykA_1.1, whole genome shotgun sequence genomic window, AGCACCTCAAACTTGCGAACAGATCTATAACTTATTTTTAACTTTGCTTCCTGATCAGAGCAGGGTACTTCCCATTATCCCCtgccagggttggggagtaactgattacatgtattCTGATTACAAACAATTTTGACTGTAATCAGTTATGTTACCAGcagaaatattgtaatcagattacagatacttctAAAAATGTGCTTATTACTTTTTGGATTACTGTTAAAGTAAAAAATGATGTTTGCGGAAAAAACATACAATCAAACGCGTTCGATGgattcttttctttttttaagccTCTTCTTTtgggaaagtaatcagattacattactgagtttatGTAATCCCAAAGTTACATTAATGATTACATTTTTGGACAGGTAATTAGAAAtgaattacatttagaaagtaacctaatGTCCCTTGCAGTGTTACGTTGCCGTGGAAGCTATCTCAATCAGCCCTATATTACTTCGGATGTGCCTCAGCGCTAAACCTCATTGGCCGGTTGATTGAAGCTGCAATGTCTGCACCATCAGCCCGGAGTGTCAGACGTCTCTGCTTGTTATCTTGCACGTAAGGCCAGTTTGGATCCATGGCCTCTGACTCGCCTAGATATGGGTGGGTGGCTCTTAAGACATAATCACAGGTGTTTCCTGCAGGTATGCAGCCTGCCAGGTTGTCATGCTAGGAAAACCATCACACACCAGGGTTTTATTGTTAGGCAAGTCTGGTCTGTGTTACTTTCAAAAGAAGACAATGGcagatgaggatttttttttctgGACATTGGGGAcatttaaagaaaataatgttatTTAATTTAGTTAAAACCTTTTCAGTGTTGTACTTATGAAGATGGAACTGGACAAGAAACAACCCATGCCTGGCGTTCTCCATTTTAAAAACCCCATAGTGAGCTCGGATACTCTGCTGTCATTTTCTGTTGCACTTCATTTTCCTCAGCTTAGCTCAGGGCTACGGATATCATAGGCTTAGCCTCATTTCATAACTGCTTCTTCTGAAAAAGAGGAACTGCATTGCCTGAGAATCATGGCTGTTTTGGCCTGGATCAGAGGTGTGATGAATGTCTAAATCTTCTTGGTGCACCCGACCAGGGTTTGGAAGAGCTGAGGCTTGTGGAGGGCTAGCCTCAGGCTAATCATCAGTCCTTAGTAATGAAACCTCTGAGGTAGGGATATTTCGAGGGGACCCGTGAACAGGCAAAAACATGTCTTTTTTGCAAATAATTAACATCAAGTTAAGTATTCAACATGCTCTCTTAGGAGacgtgagtttgtgtgtgtgctaatGTGAACATATCCACAGTAAGAAGTTACCCTCACATCACCCTCCCCAAACGTCCAACAGGACCCGAGGACGTAGCGACAAGCTCTCATTTCCTCTTTTCAAACGAGACACAGCAGCTTTTGGACATGAGAAAAACTAAATAAGATACTACTGCATTTACCCTAAACACTGAAACGTTCGTTCTGAGAATGACACACCAACTTAACATCCTTTAAAGAAAACCGTCTTAGTATGGATGTTAGTCATCAAGTAAAATAGACCTTAATTGTTACACAATGGACATGCTCCAGCTCTCTGCTGCCTcatcttcccccttctctctgagCAGGGTGACTCCGAGTGAGTGACTGGGAAGGGAAGTGGCTGTGTTGTGGTTTCAGAGATCTGGCCCTGCCTCCCGTCCTTCTCTCCATCAGACGGCCTGCATGGCCACAACAGACAGGAAGCCAGGCATCAGAGTGGACAGAGAGCGGATATCTCACCACACCTACAGCCTTGGGGCCCTGTGCTgcacaagacaacatgacacagacagacagccagataGTGGCTGACTCTGCACTGGACTTGATATTCTTCATTGTAAATgttgagtgatggagtgttgactGAAAGTAGCCTAAGCTTTGGCACAGCCAACCTGAATAACAATAAGACGCTAATAACACAAGAATACATAGCACATTTGAAAGTAAAAAATATACACAATATATTTGTTGTATAAACTTGTACATAAATGTCTTGTACATTTAgttttacatactgtacatactgtaatcGGTCAATTTCACATCCTTCATGATTCAGAGAAAAGGTCACCCGTTACCAAGCGAATCTTATGTACATCTTTTACAAACCCATACCAAATAAACACAGCCCTCTGATGCGTTTCAGATGCCGTAACAAGATACAGATGTGCTGTATATAAAATCCCTGAAAATGTCTCTCCGTGAGGTAAGCAAAAAAAAATTGGCATCATTATCACGCGTTTCCTTTcattccgtctctctctctctcattcgctGAAACATTCAACTTCGATTACTGGCAAATACAGAACAGATCAAAACACACTGTGTTTCCTTTAACATGGTTCcgccacaggaagagtagctgcaggcTGAAGATTGTGTCTATACGTGACTGTTACATGACTTAATAAACAAGGTAAAAATGTCCATTATGGATCATAACTTCGATATACAAGTCATTCATGGCAAGCATGGCAAATGACAATCCAATACCATACCCAGTTCCTTGGTTAAAGAGAGTTAAGTGTTAACTTAGAGGGTATCGGAAAGGCCACAGGAACAACAGGCATAAGAGGTACAGTATACAGAAGTTAAACTTGATTACATGCAAACAATGCAATGTTATTATAATTACCACAATTTACAAGAgctttgcaaaaaaaataaaaaaaataatgtgttTCATCTTTAATATTTTGCAAGAGGGTGACCCTCTCCATTCAACAAAGGAAAAACTAACATAATGTACGGCGTTCTTACATTATGGAATAGAAAAAAACTAAATGTTTACTTTGAAGATGACAGCAAAGTAGAGAACATAACATTGGCGGACAAGTGCTTTCAATGATCACTCCCTTCTGATGTTAACTGCAAATGACGACATCTAGAACAGTCATCAATAGGAATGTTACAAAGTCGTTCAAGGCCAACCTAAAGTAGCCCAGGCCCCTCAGCAAGAGTACCATTCAAAATATCTCAGTTTGGTCCCAGAAAACAATGATTCACATTCTGCTTGGCCAACTACTCCCTTCAGAACAAGGCATTAGCCACAGTTGTTCTGAAAACAACTTGACACATCCACTTTCCAGCGGGTGAATATGAAataacagtcccccccccccaatcgaGTTACCTCATAATAATTACATTTCTTGCAATAACCATTGCAAACCACCATTCACTATTATACACACTAAGCCTGTTGGATTACTTGAGTAAAACATTAAAAGGGATACTTCTGAATTTTGggacttccccagagtcagatgaactcgtccataccatttgtatgtctctgcgtacagtttgaaggaagttgctaactagcggtAGCGCAATTACTGAAAGTCTATGGTTAGCATTGGTTCACAAAACTTCCTCTAACTTCCCTCATActtgacacagagacataaacatggtatccacacgttcatctgactctgggggaagtagataaagggccttgttgccaaaatcccgaagtatcccttaaGGCATCAGACAGAGCATGTACTGTTTTAAGCATAATGGCGGGCACCATGTTCTATGAAAATCCATACTGAAATCACTTGCTTGACAGGTGAGTCTTCTCAGTCTCCACAAGCTGGAGTGCCAGGTGCATTTTCTTTTTCATTGACAGGCTACAAAATACCCTGGCGACACTGATGAAACAACATGGCCACCAAACCAGTCTTCTCCGTTTCCTCACGTTGACTCCAGCGTGTCCAGCTGGAACACATTGTGATTGGTCGGTGTGGTGAAGTAGAGCTGCTCATTGGACGAGGAGCGGTTGTCACATGGGCTGTTTAGCCCCAGTGTCCTCTCAAAGTCCAGCAGCTGGCCCATGAAGTTGAAGTTGGGGGAGATGTTGGACTTCTTCCTCTTGACAAAGTCGTAGGCGTCATTGAGTGACAGGTTGAGCCTCTGCATCAGGTAGGCCACGGTCACGGTAACGGAGCGGCTGATGCCAGCCAGACAGTGTACCAGGACGCCACACTGCTTGGACCGAGCCTCATCTACAGGTACAAGTGAGGAAGAAGGTCAGCATGGGTCAAATAGCACTGGCTGTTTGATCAGAACACATAACCCTAAGATTCTCTGGGTGTGGGGACCAACAAAGAAGAGGTCATATGGCCGTACACAGAAGAGGTAAACATGTAAGCCTACATCTTATTGTTTGCTCACAAGGATCAAGGGAGACAGTAAGTAGACCTTTATCTTTGTTGAATGACACACCTCCGTTCATCAAAAGGAATATTATGTATAGTGAGCTAAATCGCAGGCATTCCACAACCCTCTATTATGGAGTCACATTAAAACACCATTCTTAGATTCTTCGTGATTTATGTTGCTGTTGAAAGGCGTAATCCTACGTACACAATTCAAGCTAAATTTACGTGACACCCCAGAGCATGACCCAAGGCTGTGTGTCACCGAACGTTTTCACATCCTCTGCTTAATTATGACAGTGCCACATGCAGACTACTGATGCCCGGAGCTGTCAGTCCTCACCTTAGCTAGCTAGTCTTCATTGTGTGCTGCTGTACGCCTTTGACGTTGAGGTTTATTAGTTCTACAGTAAACATCCACTTCAATCTACACAAGAACAGGCCACAATATCCTCTTTCCAGCCGAGAGAAGTCAGCAAACAAGTATGGCGAAACGCCCTGCACTAAACTTAACCCACAACCAGGATGTGTCAGACTCATGACCTGATAACCAAACACAGGCAGCCACAGAGAGTGGAAGCCATGTTTCCTTCTTCTACCACTAAACCCCCACCGACAAAACTATCACACAACAAGCCTGGAAACACCATTAGCACAAGAATGTTTCAGGTGCTGCTGTGGGTTTCAGTAAGTTTTTTAAAAGATTTGCCCCCCCATCTTAAAATAACAGACATACGACACTAGCAATGATCCAGGAAGTTCCTCGAGGTCAGCGCTCAGTAGCAAGGGACTTCATTCCAGCTCTCTTTTAAGAAGTTATGTTGAATTGGGACATTGATAACCGGAATTGAAAATCTAAGTAAAAGCCCTAGGTTCATCACACAAGGGGATTTCAGTGATGAGCAATGCTATTTGGGTATATACCAGGAACTGAGAGATAATAATGATTCATATCGTAATCAAAATATGACTAAAGTAAAACAAGAACATTAGGTGGCTAGCAACCAACTTCCTATTTCTCACTGTAATAAACAGAAGTGTATGATAtttatgtcatttagcagatactcttatccagagcaaaaaaaaatgcatatattttcatactggtcccttTCGGGAATTGAACGCACAACAATGGTGTTGCATGtgccatgccctaccaactgagctacacgggaCATCATATACTCTGTGTGCCTGTTTATAATTTCCTATAGGCCTCATTTATCAAATATATTAACTCTTGGAACACAGTGTGATCGATCAGGTTCTCTTCCACCTAGTCGGCTACTCACCGATGAAGGATATGGCCTCTGGAAAGAACTGGGACAGGTTCTGACTCCAGTGGTCGGAGATGGGGATCTGCTTGTACTTGAAGAGGCCGTCATGTTCAAACATGTTGGGGAGGTTGGGCGTGACGTTCAGGATGTACTTGATGTTGTACTGGCCCAGCACATCCAGGTTGGTTGAGTCTTTGGCACAGCCCAGGTAAAGGTAGGGGAGGATCTGGACTGGGAAGGCAGGTTGGTTGTTGGGAAGGGGGCTCTCCTCAGACTCGGTCGCACTGCTCGGCTCGCGGTCCGACTCACCATCGGAGAGGTCGGAACTGATCCGGAGACTTCCAAAGCCTAGGACGGACAGCGGTGGAGAAGAGCTGGGACAGCAGCTGTCCAGAAGGGTCTCACAGTGCTCCGAGTACTCGGTCTGAAACTTCACAAATCCCCCTAAGATCAAAAGAGCCAAGGAGTTATAATGTTGTTTATTAATTGTGTTATCCTATGCACCTCAGCCAAGCAATATATTCATATAATTATTTTATATCATTCAAAGTGTAACAACTGCACAGAGATTGAGAATAAATATTATTTATTTGAGTTGATATAATACGTGACATGTGGTCTAATGACGTAATAGGCTATAATTTATTTGGATTATTATGAATAACATGAGTAACGTGATCAGGGCTGAGTAAATAACAATTTCATGCTATGTATACTATAACTAAGAACTGCATTGGCAATAGCTCTCTCCTTCACAGCAGACCATTCATGAAATGCATGCCCTTTTCCTGTAGTAGCAAAACATGGCGCAGCCattttggaattttaattgaCACTCTCAGTCACACTACTTCTCAAAGTTTCAGAGATAATGATGTACATTCAAAACTAAGATGTATCATACATACCATCTATCTATATAATTAAGATGTATTCATTGGAGTTGTTTGTCGTAATATttatgaaaacatttttttacaatttgtaccctattttacatacagtgccAGGAAAGTTAAGACTACTATAGGCTACGTTTCCCAAAACAACTTGAAAAACAATATGGCAAACATTTAACTTGCCTTCCAGGTAATATGCTTTACAGCCGTCGTCCCATAGTTTCTGAAGAAGTAGTCCCAGAACCGAACCAGTGGCCCCATCCTGCCAGTCCACAGTGCACTCATCGTACAGAATCACTGTATCCGTATTACAACGTCTAACGAATTTCTCCTTGTCTTCGTGGTTGGGGATGATAGTTCGGATGGGTATGTTGCCTTTCTTGAACCTTCGCAGCATCAACCCTGGTATGGCCAAATTGATGGCCGTTTCTATGTGGGATGATTCATAAAGTTCGTGCGATCGGCAGTCCAACAGAAGCAGCGAACTTCCCCCGGATTCCAACTCTACCTGCAGCCATTCCACGCTTTTACTCGGCGTCACATTAGTCATATCGAACGAAATATCATGTTACATTCATGCAAGTAACACACAAATGTCGCTACATTGTACACCGAGTGGCGGCTAACTTCGCAGGGCAAACACTGTAACGTGTTAACTTCAAACATCAAATCTCAAATGTTGCGATAATGACATACTTCTAATGTATCACTTTCTTTAGAGCGGGAGCGTTGATTTCCCTACTCCAATGTCCATCTGACCTTGTAGGTTACTCACCACTTATCCACTCGCCCAGGGAAGCAAATACTAGTACATTTCCCCCCTGTGAAATAATAACACCAGACATTAAATATACGATCAACTTTCTACACTGACAATCGCACTAGTTGGAACACGTTCTCCTTTTTGCCATTCCGATGCAGAGGAAATGTAGTTGACAGTGGAGAAACTCAAGAGGGAGGTGCTTCAATTTAAAGACATAGAAGGAGATTGCTAAATGTGTTTTATGGTCCCTCCTATAGGCTATTACTGTGTAATCAATAACCTATTGGGGagtgtaaaatatatcactagccactttaaacaatgctacctgatataatgtttacataccctacattattcatctcatatgtatatgtatatactgtactctatatcatctactgcatctttatgtaatacatgtatcactagccactttaactatgccactctgtttacatactcatctcatatgtatatactgtactcgataccatctactgtatcttgcctatgccgctctgtaccatcactcattcagatatctttatgtacatattctttatccccttacacttgtgtctataaggtagtagttttggaattgttagctagattacttgttggttattactgtattgtcagaactagaagcacaagcatttcgctacactcgtattaacatctgctaaccatgtgtatgtgacaaatacaattttattttatttgatttgatttagtgtttTATGATGTTGACCGTTTTTCAAATGATGAAATTAGGCCTACTGAAAATGCATTGTTCAATTGCATTATTAAAACAGGTCTATTCACTCATTTATGATGTTAAAAAAGTAAACTGTACAGCATAATTCATTGCAGCCCCACTACCTTCTCTTTTGACGTTTGTACGCAGTGGTGGTTCTATTCTTGGTCAATGTGTGGTCATATCAATGTAAATATTTGCATATGAACTAAACACAGTTCCACAGTTTAGCCTTGATGATCGTTTTACTGGATGCTTGCCACAACACAATATTTGAGATTATATCCTGTTACATCATTGAACCTCATCCTCTCCATTCTCATGTCATGCTGGTTTTGAACAGGGCTCGGTTGATTTGGGATTCTGATGTTGCGTGTACAGTCCCCTAAATTGTCTGCTCTCCTTTGATCATGTTGTATAGAATTCCACGCAATTACTAgtgtgctggtgacactgtctgtgatttatttagaattcaaggcacacttaaccagcatgactaccacagcattctgcagcgatacgccatcccatctggtttgctcttagtgggactacaATTagtgctcttagtgggactacattgtttttcagcatgataatgacccaaaaacacacctccaggctgtgtaaaggattgttgaccaagaaggagagtgatggagtgctgcatcagatgacttgaactccacaatcacccaacctcaaccaagttgagatggtttgggatgagttgtgaagagtgaagaaaaagtagccaacatgtgctcagcatactccttcgagactgttggaaagcactccaggtgaagctggttgagagaatgccaagagtgtgcaaagctgacatcaaggcaaagggtggctattttgaagaatctaaaacatattttgatgtgttaaacacttttttggttactgcatgatttcaattgtgttttttcatagttttgatgtcctcactattctACAGTGAAGAGAATGactaggtgtgttcaaacttttgactggtactgtatgtcttgcCAGAAGATATATTTTGCTCTCCTTCTTTCATAAAAAAAACCAGAGGATTTTGTGTTTTGTTATCATCACATTGTGGACTACAAAGACGATGATTTCTGTGGCAAGAATCCGCAGGACCACCCTCAgtgtctgtttttgtgtgtgagagaaagagaatgtgtgtgtgtgtgctaaagagagagagggaaagagtgtgtttgtgttgagtGCAATGGGAAGCCAGCCATTCAGCTCATCTGTCTGTGCACGTGAGTGGGGGAGACACAGATGTGCAGCGCTCGCAGGATTAATGCAAAAAGGAGGGGAGCAGAGCTGAacctgcattctctctctctctctctctctctctctctctctctctctcacacacgtgtGTTGTCTTCTCACCCACATGCATGCACCCTGTTTTCTCCCCAGAGAGTGTGCAGTGCAGAGGCATGGGTCCTGCCTCTGTTCTGCCCTGATAAGGAACTGCAGGGTGTGCATTTAATCTATGATGAATGATGTAGGTGTAAGACAATTTGGTCGAATGCAGAACGTAGTGTACAGAACATTCTGCCAAGTGCACTAGTGGTGCTGGTCGCTTGACTAGTACACTCAGAGAAGCATTCCAATTACATAATAATCTCAGAATGTGAGCTCAtggtaattctctctctctctctctctctctctctctctctctctctctctctctctcaggaacaGCAGGAATATCTTTGATTTGCAGGATCCTGGCTTTGCATGTCGAGAGCGTTGCTTCGAACCCTCTCCCTCACCCCATTATGTACAACGCTCTTGTCATGTGCAGATGTTAAGTGtgtagcagaggaggctggtgggaggagctttaTCAGGACAGGCTCATTGTTATGGCGTGGTTGATGtggttgatgtgtttgataccgttccaatAATTCCAGCCATTCCAACGAGCCcgttctcctatagctcctcccaacaGCCTCTTCTGGCATGTAGGTAACCCTCGTAAATAATAGAGTGACGGCTTTAACCATGGCACTTTTTCACGTTTTTAAACGGCTTCAACTCTACACTAGAGAATGTGGACAGACGAAATTAGATGGTTTCTTTCATATTTATATCTTGACAAATTAACATTAACGTTAAAACGGTTCCAAACGTATTGTCTTCAAAACATTGATTAACCCTTAGACCAAGGAGATGGTGGTGCGTGTTGCATTATTCCCGTCTAGTGTCACATTGCAATTGCTGCACTCACGGTAAATGAGGCAACCCGACTCCTTGAAATAAGGTGCGCTGGTGCTCCCTCTGGTGGAAAGAAGAAAggcatgttgaatgcaccgatcAGCTACACTGTGATGTGCGAATATGCTACGATCACGATGATATTCACACACTTTGATAGTGTGTCAAATGGAACCCCAAGTAGTGACCCGAGTTATGAAGGGTCTCATGACCAAGTGGCCGTACGCATATGAAGTGTAAAAGTACTAAGGAGCAAATGGAAATTGCATGTTGAGCTCAAGCTTATGCCAAGGTCGCACAGAAGAATTGGTTGTGCAAGAGCCCTCCAGAAGGCCAATGATAGTATTTGACACTTACCGCCAACTCCACCCCAAATTCCAGCCCCTCCTCTCTGGCGGCAAGTATAGGCAACCAAAAGTCAAAACAAACAGAGCCAGGGACTCTTTTATTTCAAATTCAATACTGTAACTTAATAAAATGTTGGACTAATAGCACTTTAGCACTTGCACATGAATTAACATGTTCAAGCAGGCCATTTTTTGACATTTCTATCATGAACCTGCACTTATCCAGTCTACTTGCTCACAAATATCCTTCGCGATTTTAATGTTGCTTTTTAATGTGTCTGGTCTGCATGTATTGTGAATGCTGCAAAAATGAATGGCCTCTTTGAGGACATTAAAGCTTTCTGAATCTGTTAAGCACTAATGTGTAATATGCTGGAATGATGACTCTCCATTTGAAGCCTTCTAAACCTAGATTAGTTAGAGTCAAAACAGTGAATGAGTGTCGTCAATTCAAGAGGTGACTTGTTCTGCTCCGCCTGAGAGTCTTTTGCTAACGTTAAAGGAGCAATTATTGAAGGCCCAGAGTTACATGGAGGTGCATGAAGGGGCACAATGCTACATTCTTCAACACGTTGAAACACAGTTAAGAGGGGGATTTTACTATGATTTAGGTGTTGGCTCAAGGGTGCTGTTAGAGGAATAGGCACACCCCAAGGTTAACATCTACGAAAAATGACTTACATATTGACATAGAAATTCATTTGCAACTTCTGAAAAACATTGAATGCGTGTAGGTTCTATCCCTTTGGACCAACTGTATCCAAGTCCTCCATGTCAGAAAAACATTCTAAAATGCGTAGGGAAAAGAGTTACACAACGTGTGTTCTCACAGTGGTTGCAGATTTGCTGAATCCCTCCGGTGAGGTGTGGCAGAGCAGAGGTTATGTTTAATGTTTGTCAAAGCTGATATTTGGTTGAGATAATgttaaataatataatttccagTTGCTCAAAACACAGCATAATAGCCAAAGCATAACTTTCCCCAACCATTTACTTGTAAATAAGAACATTTCATAAATGGTGATAGAATTATACATAGATAAGAGAACAAATATCTTCGAATATCATTTCTGGGGTTAAAATGTTAGGCCCTGGCCGATATCATGTTACTCATGCcgatgacttctctctctctgtcatcagcTCAAAATCTAGCGGCTGCTGGCAGAAGTTACACTCCCCTGACGAGTGAAGCTTCAGCTCCAGACCTACCTCCTTCCAGGCCTTCACCAGATGCTCTGTGGAGAGAAAAACATTCATATTTAATCAATCACAATTGTAACTACTGGATTCAAAACCACAAAGACTCATTGGGGTGTGTGCTTACCGAAAAAGTACTGCATTATCTGGGGTGTGATGTGTGGTGGGGGCGATGCGGAGGCCCTCCTCTCCCCGGGCCACCATGGGGTAATTGATGTCTTGCACGTAGATGTGGTAGCGAGACATCATGATGTCACACACCTCTGTATTCTTCGCAGGGTCCACCACCTGGAACAAGGGGTCAAAGATTAATCATCAGGTGATAATATAAATTGCTTTCTTCAGGGATGAAATATAACATCCAAAGTTGATAGGATTTTCCGTCTCTCGTTTCCATGGTTTGAATCTTGATTAACAGGCCAGGCTTACCCTGACAGGGATGATGTGGCTGGGGCAGTGGACCGTGGACTGAGTCCATCAGCATCTGGTGCAGCAGCTTGATGTTCCTCTGGTGTTTCCTGCGCAGCACGCGGCCCTCCTCCCCATTCAGGGTCTGGATGGACTCCCGGGCCAAGGCCAACAGCATGGGGGGCAGCGAGGTGAAGATGAAGCCTACTGCGTAGGAGCACACAGTGTCCACCAGGGCACCAGGGCACCAGGGCATTGGTACCGACGATGTAGCCGCCAACTAAACCAAGCGCCCTACCTGTGAAGAATAAATGAGGTAAGGTAAGGCATAAACCAGGTAAAGATGTATTTAATTAATATGACGATCTGGGTGAGTTAAATATTTGATAAACACCCATATTAATTTGagctttttttttctctttcggAGAGTGTTTA contains:
- the LOC110532001 gene encoding dual specificity protein phosphatase 7 is translated as MTNVTPSKSVEWLQVELESGGSSLLLLDCRSHELYESSHIETAINLAIPGLMLRRFKKGNIPIRTIIPNHEDKEKFVRRCNTDTVILYDECTVDWQDGATGSVLGLLLQKLWDDGCKAYYLEGGFVKFQTEYSEHCETLLDSCCPSSSPPLSVLGFGSLRISSDLSDGESDREPSSATESEESPLPNNQPAFPVQILPYLYLGCAKDSTNLDVLGQYNIKYILNVTPNLPNMFEHDGLFKYKQIPISDHWSQNLSQFFPEAISFIDEARSKQCGVLVHCLAGISRSVTVTVAYLMQRLNLSLNDAYDFVKRKKSNISPNFNFMGQLLDFERTLGLNSPCDNRSSSNEQLYFTTPTNHNVFQLDTLEST